The nucleotide window AGTTTTTGGAATAATAATGCCACTTCTATTGTATGTGATCTTTGTGGCTATATCCTCGTTCACCAACATTTAGCCTTTACTCCCTTATCAGATGGTTCAGAAATCTTCATAAATGCTCCCTCATTTAAACTAATGTGGTATCTTAATAAGTATTCTTCAATATTTAAAGCAAAGGCAATTAGTGAATATAAAGAAATCCTTGGAATGAGCCTTATAGAAATGGCTTCTAAATTTTATATTCAACTTGGTAGATGGGAGAAAATGAATATTGAAATAGTAAGTAAGCATGGAGATAAAATAGACTTCTTTTCTCTTCCTGCTGAAATCGTTAATTTACTCACAAATAAAGAAATAGCTTCTCTATTAACCCAAATTGGTGAATTTAAAATTCTAAATATGGTTTTGGATGGAAAGTTTAAAGATATTTTAAGTTTTGCTGAGAAAATTTTAAGAATATTTTTCAAAAATGAGAGAACAAAAAATGAAGAAGATTTTATAAATACAAACATAAAACTTGATAGAAATAATAAAAATTTAACAGAATTTTCTCAAAAACTTTTTAAACTTTATGCTTTAATTGAAAGAGAAATTAAAAAGGAGGTGATATAATGAACTTTGATATAACAAAATGGAAAGAGGAAATTTTAAACTATCTTCAGGAAAAAGTAAAAAATAACCAATATGAAGATTTTGAAGATATCCTAAAAGAATATAAAAATTTAGCTTTTGAAATCCAAGAAATTCTTGAATATGCCGTAAAATATACAGCAGGGGAAGGAAAAGAAAAGTTACGAAAATTATATGAAAAATTTTCCTATGATAATGCAGGTGAAATGGTTGAAAGGTTAAGGAGTTTGGGTTATGCTTTTAGATATGATAAGAATTACAAAAATGTGGTTGATGCTTTTTCAAGTCAAGCATTTAGAATTATAGAGAGGGTAAGACATTCACAAAGAAATGAAGTCCAATATCTTATAATAAGAATTTTTAGAGCTGATGAAAAAGAAATACCAATTTTACTTGCAAAGTCTTTTAACCCTATCTATTCGGATGAGCTTTTTAAAACTTTTATATATTCTTTTTTAAGTGGAATTTTAGGTGAAACAAAAGAAGGAGGTGAAGAATCATGAAACATATAACTATAACAATGATTTTTGAAGCATCAGCTCTCAACAGAGATGAAAAAATTGCGGAAAATGTTCTTTCAATTAAAAAACTTCAAAGAGGAAATAGAACGGTAAGTTTTATTGGGAAAACAGCAATAAGACACTATTTATTTGCAACCCTTCAAAAAGCATTTAATTGGAAACCTGCCAAAGTAACAGGTCAGGGAAAGGTTGTTCAATTTGACATTACCCAAGATGACATCATCTCAAGTCCTGAACTTGACGCTTTTGGTTATATGTACACTATTGGTGGTCAAGCTTCTATTACACGAAAGGCACCTGTTGGAATTACAAAAGCTATCGGCTTAGATCCATATAACGGCGATATGGCGTTCTATGCAAATCATGATTTAGTAAATAGAGGTATAAAGCAGGGCCTTAATGTTACTCCAAATCCGTATAATAAGGAAGAACATGTCTCATTTTATAAGGTGAGTTTTACAATTGATACTGATATTTTAGGGAGAGATGAATGGATTGGAGAAGATTTGAGTTATAAAGATGGAAAGTTATATATTACTATCCAAAAACCTCACTTTGCTATTTTAAAAGATGTTGAGAGAAAGGAGGATGAAGAGGGAAACATCTATTATGAAATTGATGAGCACCCTATTTATGTTGAAGGAAGGGTTGTTAGAGTGGCAAAAAATTTGATGGAATACCCGAAAGAAAAAGGGAAAAAAGCCAAGGAAACAACGGAAGAAAGTAAAGTTATTCAATTTAAAACAGAATATTTAAAAGAGGAAAAGAAAGGAGAAGAAGAAAAAAAGAGGGGTCAAAAGAAGCCTAACATAAAAGTTCAAGAATATGAGGAAGAAGGAGATTTTTATAAATTTATTGTTTCAAAGGAACCAGAGTATAATGAGTCAGAGAAAACTTTAAAAATTGAATTAGGTTTACAAAAAATATTGGAAAATGTGGAAGAGAGAAAAAAGGGATGTGAATACATAATAAAAGAAAAGAAAAACGAAAAAGAGTTTGAACATAAAATTAAAGTGGAAAAAGTTGGAAATAAGGTAAAGGTAATATTTGAAATAAATCCTGAAGCAAAAAAGGAAAGAATAGAAAATATCTTAGAATGTATCAAAGATGGTCTAAAATCTCAATCAAGCAATGAAGAAAATACAATAATTCCTCTATTTTTAGTTGCTGCATATGTTAAAGTTCCTGTTCCTGTATTCCATCCTTATATAGAAATACGTTATTGTGAAGATAAATATGAAGTAATAGGAATTAGAGACGGTGTAAAAAATAGTTGGGTGGAAAAATTTTTCATAATGGATACAGAAAGAATAAAGCTTCCAAATAAAGAAAGTTTAAAAAATGAATTTAAAAATAAGTGGATTGAGGAATGGAATGAATTTTTGAAGGGGATATCTCAAAATGGAAGTTCTAAAACTTAAAATCTATCAACCACATGCTCATTATAGAATTCCCTTTACTTATCAAAGAAGGCACACTTACCCCATACCACCATATTCCACTGTTATCGGTCTTTTATGTAATATCTTAGGAATAAGAAATATTGAAGGAAAAGAAGAGCCATGTATGAATCAAAATTGTTCTTGCGATTACCACAAACTTAAAAACATAAAAATCTCAATATGTGGGAAATTTGAAAGCAAAACAACTGAATATATTTGGTTTAGAAACTTATCAGAAAAAAGTCATAACGATAGATTTGGTTTTCCAGAAAATAGAAATATCTTTGGGTATGCTGAACATCCCGGCGGTCAGATGCCTGTTTTAATAGATATTTTAAATGATGTAGACCTTTGGATTTATTTTTATCATGAAGATCAAAATTTTTTAGAAAAGATAAAAAATTCTTTTGAAAATCCTCAAGATAGAATTTATCCTCTTCATCTTGGAAGAGCAGAGGACTGGATTGTGATTCAAGAAATTAAATTTGTTGATAAATTTGTTGATTTGGAAGAAATAAACTATGGTGGTGATTTTAAAAAGTTTTTCTGGATACCTAAAAATTCTTTTCTTCCTGATGGCTCCAATTTTGATTTTGAGAAATTCGGTGGTCTTTTATATAAAATTCCAACCTTTTATAGGCTTTTAAATGGCAGAAGAGATTTTATCTATGTAGATGCAAAATTAAATGATGGTGAAATTGTGATTTCCAAATCTGATACAAAAATTTTTTATGATAAAAATGAAAAAATTCCTTTATTTTTTGCTAATCTATAAGGAGAATTAAAAATGGAAATATGGGCTAAATCCGAAGGAATAAGGTTAAGCACACATATTAAAGATATATTAGAAGTTTTTGAAAGAATAAAAGATAAAATAAATGATGAACTTCACCTTCCTATAAAACTTGGAATTTTTTATCACGATTTAGGTAAAGTTTTGCCGAAATTTCAAATTGAAATTGTTGAGAATAAAAATTACGAACCTTTTGATATTCTTCACGATTTTCCTCATTCACTGTTTTCAATTTTTTGGATTGATATGAAAAAGTTTAAAGAAAAATTAGGAAACGATAAATTAGTAGAAATGATAATCTCTTCCGTTGCTTATCATCACTGGAGGGATTATTTTGATGATTATGTTGCCGGGAAGAAAGACCTAAAAAATTTTGGTGAATTTGTTCTTAAAATAAAGAATAAGTTAGAAGAGAATCTCCAGAATGAAATCAATTCCTTAACAGATTGTGAAGTAAAAAATTTTATTGAAACTGTAAATCTAAATGAAAAACTCCTTAAAGAAATAAAAGAGGGTGTGAAATTGTATAATATTGCTATCCCCCCATATAAATTTGATTACGAACCATTGAGAGAGAGTATTGCCCAAAGCATTGAAGATACTAAGAAATGGATTTTAATCTCTGGATTTTTACAAAGATGTGATCACTTTGCCTCCTGGTGTGAAGAGGAAAATGAGAGTTTTGATAAAGTTGAAATTGAATGTGTGAACATTAGTGATGTAAAAAATAATATAAAAAATGAAATAACACAAAAGACTGGGATAAGTGATGAAGAACAAATCTGGCAATTTTCCAAAGTTAAAGATTATATAAATAAAGATTTAATCCTTATAGCACCTACTGGATATGGAAAAACGGAATACGCCTTTTTATGGTCTGCTGATAAAAAATTTATTTATACTTTACCACTTCGTTCTGCTGTAAATCAAATTTATGATAGATCCTTAAAAATCTTTGGGAATGATAAAGTTGGATTGTTACACTCAGATGCGGATGTTTATTTAATTGAAAAATGGGGTGATGTCGGGGATAATATTAAACTTTATGAATTATCAAAAAATCTCTCATTTCCTGTAATAATTTCAACGGGTGATCAATTTTTCCCTTATGCCTTAAAACCACCAGGATATGAAAAAATTTTTTCACTTTTTTCTTATTCAAATCTTGTAATTGATGAAATTCAAGCATATGATCCAAAAGCATGTGCTATTATTGTTAAATTTATTGAGTGGGTTAAAACTATGGGTGGAAACTTTTTACTCATGACAGCCACAATGCCTGAATTTGTCAAAAAAGTATTAGAAGAAAAAGATATTCAATATGAAGAAATAAATATCTATGAAGAGGAAAAACAAAGATTTGAAGAAATTGTTAAGCATAAAATTAAAATTGAGTTTATTGAAAATAAAAAAAAGGAATTTAAAATACCGGATGACCTATTAAATAAAGCAATTGAAGAGGCTAAAAGTGGTAAAAGGGTTCTTTTTATATTAAATACTGTAAAACACGCCCAAGAAGTTTATGAAAAGATTAAAGATAAAAATACATCTATTGAAGTGTTCCTTCTTCATTCAAAATTTACATTTGAAGATAGAAAAAATAAAGAGAAAGAAACAATCAGTAAAAAATTTAAAAATCCAAAACCTGATGATGAAAAAGAAGGCAAAATTCTTATAGCAACTCAGGTAGTTGAAGCATCTTTAGATATAGATGCAGATATTTTATTTACTGAGATTTGTCCTCTTGATGCTCTTGTTCAAAGAATGGGAAGAATTTTAAGAAGAATTGGTCCTAATTTTAAGTTTGAGAGTGGGGATGATAAAAAAAGATTGTATAAAGATAATCAGGACAGAACCTATGAAGTAGATTTTTCAGAACCTAATGTGTATGTTCTTATATTTAAAGATGGGCTTGAATCTGGTGATGGCAGAGTATATCAAAAAGAACTTTTAAAATTATCCATTGCATGGCTTTGGAAGAAATCAAAAAAGGATATCAAAGAGATTGATTTTAAAGAAAATGAAAAGAAAGAGTTTTTTGAAAGAGAATTTAAAGAGATTTTCAGTGAATGTTCTCAAAAACCCTCTAAAGGAAAAAGGAAGAAAGATGGTGATAAGGAAGATGATTGGATGAAAAATTTAAATATTCAAGAATTTGAAATAAGTGAATATGAAAAATATAAAATCGTTAGTTTATTTTACAAATCACTTCCAGAAGATGGTTCTTATTTAAGCCAATTTTATAGAACCCTTGAAGTTCTCTCTGCAGGTTATATGTCAAATAAGAAAACAGAAGCAGAAGAAATTTTCAGGGAAATTTATGATATACAGATAATTCCAGAAGAACTAATTCCAGAAGGGAAACTAAACGAGTCTAAAAAGGAGAAAAAGAATTTTGTAGATGAATTTATAAAAGATGTTAAAAAATTTGATTATGACAAAAAAAATTTTACAGATTTTAAGAAAGAAATTTTATCAAGGTATGTTATATCTGTGCCATATTTCAATATAAGCGAAAAGAATTGGGTATTTTACAAAGTTCAAGAAAATTTAAGTGATAAGGAAAAGTTAATTAAGTTGAAAAGATGGCTATCCAGGATTTTTATTTCTAAAGAACATAAATATGATGAAGAAAAAGGTATTATTAAAATAGGTAAATCAGAGGAACTGTCTATAATATGAAAAATTCTAAACTTAACATTTTAAAAGACCTATTCTGGGACTATAATTGGGATTCTGTTCTCAAAAATCTTGATTCGCCTTTTGTGATTGCAAGAGTGCTTGAAATTGGAAATAAGGAGCAAGTAAAAGAATTTATATCTTTTATAGGTTCTGAAAAAATTGTGGAATTTTTAAAAAAATATGGGAAAAAACTTCTCTCAAAACAATCATTGAATTTCTGGAAATTATATTATGGAATTAAAGAAGAAGAAACTGCTTAAAGAACATAAGAAAGCAATAGAAAAAATTGGAAATATGCTTAAAGAAGGTGATTTTTATCTTGCCGGTGGAACAGGAGTTTATTATTATCTTCAACACAGGCATTCTGTTGACCTTGATTTTTTTACAGATAAAGTAATTGATTTTAGGGAATTTCGCTCCTATTTTAAACCGGAAGAAATAAAATTGCTAACAAAAGACACAATACACGCAAAAGTAGAAAATATAAATCTCTCCTTTTTTCAATATCCATATCTTTTGTTAAACCCGCTAAATAATTTAGAAATGATTAAAATTGCAAGTCTGGAAGATATTTTATGTATGAAAGTGAATAATATAATTTCCAGAGGAAGTAGGAAAGATTTTGTAGATGTGTATTTTATTATAAAAGCATTAAAAGTAAAAAGCGATAAGGTGATTAATCTTTTTAAAAAGAAATTCGGTGCATATGATGAGTTAGTTATAAAAAAATCTCTTACATATTTTGAGGATGCTAAAAAGAACCTGAATTTCCTATGATTAAAAAAATAAATTGGGAAAAAATCAAAAATTTTTTCATAAAAGAATTTGGGAAAATATGATAAATGCTTGATTTAATTGAAGAGAAAATCACAGGTACGCAAGTTGCTTATTACATTGTATGTAAAAGAAAATTATGGCTATTTTCTCATCAGATAGAAATGGAAGAATTTTCCGATTATGTTTTAATAGGAAAAATTATTAGTGAAGAGAGTTTTAAAAGGGAAAAGTTTAAGGAAGTCTCTTTTGGTGATACTTTAAAAATTGATTTTTTAAAAGTTAAAGATGAAATAATTGTTCACGAGGTTAAAAAATCAAGAAGACTTGAAGAAGCCCATATCTGGCAGGTTAAATTTTATATATATTCCCTTAAGAAAATGAGAGTAAATTCAAAAAGAGGAATAATTCATTATCCTAAACTTATGAGAAAAATAGATGTTGAACTGAATGAAGATGACGAAAGGGAAATAGAGACAGCGATTTCAGAAATTAAAAAAATAAAGAATTTAAAAAATCCACCAGAAGTGATAAATAAGCCCTATTGTAAAAGATGTGCTTATTATAATTTTTGTTTTATATAGTGGCAAGAAATTATTACATATTTAAAAGTGGAAGAATAAAAAGGAGTCAGAACACAATATTTATAGAAACAGAAGATGGAAGGAAAATTTTACCTATAAATGATATAGACCAGATTTTTATTTTTGGAGAAATGGATTTAAATACTTCTTTCATAAATTTTATTTCTCAAAATGGGATTGTTGTTCACTTTTTTAATTATTATGGATATTATACGGGGAGTTTTGTGCCAAGAGAAGAAAACATTTCCGGTGACCTTATTGTAAAGCAGGTTGAACATTATTTAGATAAAGATAAAAGGCTTGAGATTGCAAAATTTTTTGTTGAATCAGCATCTCATAATATGAAAAGAAACATAGAAAAAAGAGGAGGTTTTGAGGAAGAGATAGAGAAAATAAAAGAGTATGCAAAAGAAATAGAAAATGTGGAAGAAATAAATTCTTTAATGAGTATAGAGGCTCATATAAGGAAGATTTATTATGAGTGCATTGAAAAAATAACAAGTTGGGAATTTGAGGCAAGAAGTATAAGACCGCCACAAAATCCTTTAAATGCTCTTATTTCCTTTGGTAATTCTCTTGTTTATGCCCAAATTTTAAAACATATATATGAAACTCCATTAAATCCAGCAATAAGTTATTTACATGAGCCATCAGAAAGAAGGTATTCCCTTGCTCTTGATATTGCTGAAATATTTAAACCAATTTTATCCGACAGGTTAATTTTAAAATTAATTGATTTAAAAATATTGAGTGAAGAGGATTTTGAAAGGTCTCTTGAATTTGCCTATTTAAAAGAAGAAGGGAGAAAAATATTTGTTAAATTTTTTGATGAGATGCTTGAAGATACCGTCCTTCATAGAAAATTAAAAAGGAAAGTAAAATATAAAACATTAATAACTCTTGAGCTTTATAAACTTATAAAACATTTATTAGGGGAAAAGAAGTATAATCCGTTAAAGGTATGGTGGTGAAATGAAGGTTATTTTGATTTATGATATTTCACTTTTAGAGAGGGAGGATCAAAGAAGGTTAACGAGGGTTATGAAGATAGCAAGAAAATATCTCCATCATGTTCAAAAATCTGTATTTGAAGGTGAACTTACTGAGGGTAAATTAAGGAAACTTGAGTATGAAATATTGAATGAGGTTGATAGAAGAAGGGATAGTGTAATAATATATACATTTCCAGAGAGTGTAAATTTTCAAAGAAGAATTTTAACTGATATTGAAGACCCCACGACTAATATAATATAATTTAAATCTTTGAAAATTGGGTTGGTGTTTTGCAAAACTGGAGGTTTGACGCAAAAATTTTAGGAAAATTTTAAAAACTTGTTGTGTTTCAACTAAATTTTATGCGGTCGCAATTTGCCAAAGAGGAATTTAAACCTGTCGGAGAAAGGAGGTGAGAATATGTGTAAAATAGTTTCAGTCACCCAAAGAGGAATTTAAACCTCACAAATGCACGAACTATTCCAGAGACTTTAACTGTTTCAGTCACCCAAAGAGGAATTTAAACGG belongs to candidate division WOR-3 bacterium and includes:
- the cas7i gene encoding type I-B CRISPR-associated protein Cas7/Cst2/DevR translates to MKHITITMIFEASALNRDEKIAENVLSIKKLQRGNRTVSFIGKTAIRHYLFATLQKAFNWKPAKVTGQGKVVQFDITQDDIISSPELDAFGYMYTIGGQASITRKAPVGITKAIGLDPYNGDMAFYANHDLVNRGIKQGLNVTPNPYNKEEHVSFYKVSFTIDTDILGRDEWIGEDLSYKDGKLYITIQKPHFAILKDVERKEDEEGNIYYEIDEHPIYVEGRVVRVAKNLMEYPKEKGKKAKETTEESKVIQFKTEYLKEEKKGEEEKKRGQKKPNIKVQEYEEEGDFYKFIVSKEPEYNESEKTLKIELGLQKILENVEERKKGCEYIIKEKKNEKEFEHKIKVEKVGNKVKVIFEINPEAKKERIENILECIKDGLKSQSSNEENTIIPLFLVAAYVKVPVPVFHPYIEIRYCEDKYEVIGIRDGVKNSWVEKFFIMDTERIKLPNKESLKNEFKNKWIEEWNEFLKGISQNGSSKT
- the cas5b gene encoding type I-B CRISPR-associated protein Cas5b; the protein is MEVLKLKIYQPHAHYRIPFTYQRRHTYPIPPYSTVIGLLCNILGIRNIEGKEEPCMNQNCSCDYHKLKNIKISICGKFESKTTEYIWFRNLSEKSHNDRFGFPENRNIFGYAEHPGGQMPVLIDILNDVDLWIYFYHEDQNFLEKIKNSFENPQDRIYPLHLGRAEDWIVIQEIKFVDKFVDLEEINYGGDFKKFFWIPKNSFLPDGSNFDFEKFGGLLYKIPTFYRLLNGRRDFIYVDAKLNDGEIVISKSDTKIFYDKNEKIPLFFANL
- the cas3 gene encoding CRISPR-associated helicase Cas3', giving the protein MEIWAKSEGIRLSTHIKDILEVFERIKDKINDELHLPIKLGIFYHDLGKVLPKFQIEIVENKNYEPFDILHDFPHSLFSIFWIDMKKFKEKLGNDKLVEMIISSVAYHHWRDYFDDYVAGKKDLKNFGEFVLKIKNKLEENLQNEINSLTDCEVKNFIETVNLNEKLLKEIKEGVKLYNIAIPPYKFDYEPLRESIAQSIEDTKKWILISGFLQRCDHFASWCEEENESFDKVEIECVNISDVKNNIKNEITQKTGISDEEQIWQFSKVKDYINKDLILIAPTGYGKTEYAFLWSADKKFIYTLPLRSAVNQIYDRSLKIFGNDKVGLLHSDADVYLIEKWGDVGDNIKLYELSKNLSFPVIISTGDQFFPYALKPPGYEKIFSLFSYSNLVIDEIQAYDPKACAIIVKFIEWVKTMGGNFLLMTATMPEFVKKVLEEKDIQYEEINIYEEEKQRFEEIVKHKIKIEFIENKKKEFKIPDDLLNKAIEEAKSGKRVLFILNTVKHAQEVYEKIKDKNTSIEVFLLHSKFTFEDRKNKEKETISKKFKNPKPDDEKEGKILIATQVVEASLDIDADILFTEICPLDALVQRMGRILRRIGPNFKFESGDDKKRLYKDNQDRTYEVDFSEPNVYVLIFKDGLESGDGRVYQKELLKLSIAWLWKKSKKDIKEIDFKENEKKEFFEREFKEIFSECSQKPSKGKRKKDGDKEDDWMKNLNIQEFEISEYEKYKIVSLFYKSLPEDGSYLSQFYRTLEVLSAGYMSNKKTEAEEIFREIYDIQIIPEELIPEGKLNESKKEKKNFVDEFIKDVKKFDYDKKNFTDFKKEILSRYVISVPYFNISEKNWVFYKVQENLSDKEKLIKLKRWLSRIFISKEHKYDEEKGIIKIGKSEELSII
- a CDS encoding nucleotidyl transferase AbiEii/AbiGii toxin family protein; amino-acid sequence: MELKKKKLLKEHKKAIEKIGNMLKEGDFYLAGGTGVYYYLQHRHSVDLDFFTDKVIDFREFRSYFKPEEIKLLTKDTIHAKVENINLSFFQYPYLLLNPLNNLEMIKIASLEDILCMKVNNIISRGSRKDFVDVYFIIKALKVKSDKVINLFKKKFGAYDELVIKKSLTYFEDAKKNLNFL
- the cas4 gene encoding CRISPR-associated protein Cas4; this translates as MLDLIEEKITGTQVAYYIVCKRKLWLFSHQIEMEEFSDYVLIGKIISEESFKREKFKEVSFGDTLKIDFLKVKDEIIVHEVKKSRRLEEAHIWQVKFYIYSLKKMRVNSKRGIIHYPKLMRKIDVELNEDDEREIETAISEIKKIKNLKNPPEVINKPYCKRCAYYNFCFI
- the cas1b gene encoding type I-B CRISPR-associated endonuclease Cas1b; the protein is MARNYYIFKSGRIKRSQNTIFIETEDGRKILPINDIDQIFIFGEMDLNTSFINFISQNGIVVHFFNYYGYYTGSFVPREENISGDLIVKQVEHYLDKDKRLEIAKFFVESASHNMKRNIEKRGGFEEEIEKIKEYAKEIENVEEINSLMSIEAHIRKIYYECIEKITSWEFEARSIRPPQNPLNALISFGNSLVYAQILKHIYETPLNPAISYLHEPSERRYSLALDIAEIFKPILSDRLILKLIDLKILSEEDFERSLEFAYLKEEGRKIFVKFFDEMLEDTVLHRKLKRKVKYKTLITLELYKLIKHLLGEKKYNPLKVWW
- the cas2 gene encoding CRISPR-associated endonuclease Cas2 — its product is MKVILIYDISLLEREDQRRLTRVMKIARKYLHHVQKSVFEGELTEGKLRKLEYEILNEVDRRRDSVIIYTFPESVNFQRRILTDIEDPTTNII